The stretch of DNA TTCTTCTTTTCCGACCCAAGGTGCTGGTTGCTGGAGCTTCCGCCTACTCTCGTCTGATCGACTACAAGCGAATGCGAGAGATCGCCGACTCTGTGGGCGCCATTCTCATGTCTGACATGGCCCACATTTCCGGTATGGTTGCCGCTGGCGTCATCCCCTCGCCTTTTGAGTACTCGGACATTgtgaccaccaccacccacaagTCTCTTCGAGGCCCCCGAGGTGCCATGATCTTCTACCGAAAGGACGGTGACCGAAAcctcgaggagaagatcaactTCTCCGTCTTCCCCGGCCACCAGGGAGGTCCCCATAACCACACCATCACCGCTCTGGCCGTTGCGCTTGGCCAGGCCAAGTCTcccgagttcaaggagtACCAGCAGAAGGTTGTCGACAACGCCCAGGCCTTCTCCAAGGCTCTGTCTGACGCCGGCTTCAAGCTTGTTTCTGACGGAACCGACACCCATCTGATCCTCATTGATCTGAAACCCTTTTCCATTGACGGTGCTCGAACCGAGATGGTTCTTGACGGTATGAACATTGCCGCTAACAAGAACACCGTGCCCGGCGACAAGTCTGCTCTTGTGCCCGGTGGTATCCGAATCGGTACTCCCGCCATGACCACCAGAGGTTTTGATCAGTCTGAGTTCGAGCAGGTTGCCAAGTACATTGTCAAGGCCGTCGATATTGCCAAGCGACTCAAGCAGAAGGCTGTTTCCGAGGGCGTCAAGAAGATCTCCCAGTTCCGGCCCTACGTCGATGCTGATgccgaggtcaaggagctccGAAACGAGGTCGAGTCCTGGGCCAAGAAGTACCCTTTCCCTATTGATCCTGCTGGATACAAATAGTCACCCAAAAAACAACGTCTCAAATATACGAAAATATGGATGTAATAAAATTAACAAGCTATCGACAACAAGTAATGCGAAATATCCCTTCCCCAGCTTTTCGCTGACATATTCTGGAGACACATCTCTTCTTTGACTATATCACGACCAATGTTCAACTAAGTTAGACGGAACATACACGAACCGCCACAGCTGGTTGATGAAGACCGCCGCTGTTTATAGGTCTATTTGTCATGTCATAGTTCATAATGCATAATGCTACACACCTCCAAATCTGCCTGGGCCAAATCCACTCTGGCCAAACATGCTCCTAATGGCCTCCTCGCTCACTTGGTTACTTTGTACAGCTGTCTCTGGATAGACAATGGTGTTGAGTGTGGGAGCAAAGTCCTCCCTGTAGAGCAATTCGGGGTTCATGAGGTGCCAATGAGGATGGATCTCGGTGACGGTCAACCCCATGGCCCGTCTGTTGACATAATCCAAACTGTGTCTACAGGGGATGCCGAGAACCCGCGAGACACACCGGTCCCATCTATGAATGGTGTCTTGTCCTCCACATTTCTCCACAGCCGCCGTTCTCTGGAAATTGATGAGATCCATGGCTTTGTGGGAGATGCGGCCATTCAATAAGGCATCTTCAGGTCTCTCAGAAGCAAACACCTTTCTTTCCCAGTTCTGATTGTCGACGATGAACTTGTATCGAGGAATAATGTTCCTTGAGAGAGCTTCGAACGTAAACACTGGGTCGTCGGCACGTGTAGCGGTGCCCTGAAGCGCTCCAGGTATGACTTTGACCTCAGAGAAATGCGGATAGCGGTCGAAGAAAGCCGGGCACAGGgttttcttgttcttggcaAACCACCGATCAAAGTCTGTGAAAGGAACCAAATCAACTCGAGACAACAGACCATTGACGTTCTTCACCAGGCTCTTGGACCGCAGACCCATGATATACATCCACATGTCTGAGAGTCGAGAATCCTGTCTCTGGGTTCGTGTCAAGACCAGAGAGTCCAGCTGACATCTGTTTCTCAtcaccttgaccttgggAAACACATCGTAGGCCTCCTGAGGCAGTTCACAGGTGGAAACAATCACACCGGGATCAATAATGCCGTTGGCAGAATAGACCACTTCCTTGAGCCACCGAATAGTGTAATGAACGCCCTTCGTGTGGCCCAAAATGTGTCCAAACGCGATGGGGAAATGCTGTCCTGTAGCATCGACTCCTCCAATCTCAACCATTGACTTTTGCATGTCCACCATGAGGACTTCCGGGTACAACTTGGCCAGTTTGACGCCAATTACGTGAGCATAGCAGATCAAAGATGCTCTGAGCTTGTGCTGGGAATTCTGTTCTGTGAAAATCGAGCTGTACCACTGGCGGTTGTTGCGAAAGTACCCTGCAAGACTGAGGGTCAACGCGTTGGAGCAGTACGCAGGTTCAGGAGCAGGACCcggagcaggagcaggacCTTCAGAAACAGAGCTTTCGGACTCGATGGATGTGTCTTCGTGTTCTAACAAGGATTTAAACAGAGAATCCGAGGCACCAGCTTGGTATATTCCTTTAGGCTGGTCAGGAGCACTTGTATGACCCGACACAGGAAGAGCTGAGACACCAAAAGCAAATGAGCTAGAGACTGCCGGTTCGTTCCTGTGGGTCCCTTGAGTGttgggagcagcagcagacgtCGAAATGACACTTTCACTACTGGCCATTGTGAAGTTTTGTCCCGTCGGGCCATGACCAGCGGGACTAGTGCCTAGGCTTGGTAAGTGTGGGGGATTGACAGATCCCTGTCCAGTGGAATTGGGATCTGCACTTGATGCAAAGGGAGTAACGTCGCTGGAAAATGTTGTAGGCCTAGTGGAGTTGGCAGTGACGTCACGATGTGCATAGGCAGGAGCTTGGATAGTCAAACCGCCAGTGGGCAACTCTGCAACCTGCTTCTGTCGTTTGTAAGGTGGATCGGGGTCCCGCGAGTAGCGAAACGGAACATTAGGTAGCAGGGAAGAGCTATGTCTCCGTTTGGCCGTTTGTTGCGCCGCGAGATCCGAGCCGTCAGGAGCTGTATTGGAATGAGATGGTCCAGGGGCGGCTATAGCAGAAGACGCACTTCTAGTAGATGCCACAACAACTACGTCATCTTCGTTATCACCATCGTCGAGATTGATGACAACCATAGCTTTGGCAGGGCTCTTAGTTGGCGTTGAGAAGGGGTTCGCGCTGGAGGGTGGTTGCGTTGGTGCGGAGTCGGCGGAAGCAGCAAGCTGGGTAgccaaagaagaagctTCAACCGGCGACGTCACAGCTGGAACGACCGTAGCAGCTGGGGTAGCTGTAGGTTCTGTCTGTGATGTTTTGACTTGAGGAGTTGCGGTATGAGCAGTAGCCTTGGCTGGAGATGCAGCGGTTACTGGAGACCCAGTATTGACCGGAGAAGCTGCAGTAACAGGAGCTGCCTTCTCAGTTGCAGCCAATGTTCTGACAATATCAACTGATTCAGCAGCAGGGGTGGTCTTGATCGTGGGTTCTTCAATAGGCTCACCCacaggagaagctggctcGGGAGACTTTCCTTTGGGAGATCTAGCCACTGGTTGAGGTGATTCTGAGGTTATCTCATCACCAGCCACTGACTCCGCTTCAACTTCAACCTCCACATCATCGACAGGTTCTAGCTCGCCCACTTCCGGGCCATCCACTTCCCCCGCTTTTTCCTCCGCTTCTTCCTCCGCTTCTTCCTCCGCTTCTTCCTCCGCTTCTTCCTCCgcttcttcctccacttCTTCCTCCGCTTCTTCCTCCGCGTCTTCCTCCGCTAACTCTGGCCCATCAGGAGACTCAACTGTGGTGCCTGGCTCGACTTCGGGGTCAACAGCaggctcttcttcatttCCACTGTCCTCGTCTACCACAACCTTGGGTCTCGGTCTCAGTCTCGACCTCGGCACGGCCAcgatctcctcctccgagtCGGAAGAAGAATTCAAAGAGTCGCCATAACCGTGGTCGGACTGAACTGCgtcctccccctcctcctcctcctcctccagatcatCCAGGTAAACAACCTCATCGGGATGAACTAGCTGAATGTGGGTCATGAGCTCCGCTTCGGCCGAATTAGTCTTCTTGCCTATCTCTCTGGGGTAAAAACGCCGTTTGCAAAACGGACAAGCCCGCCATTCTTTCATCACTCGCCGATCTAGAAGTTTCATCAGGGCTGCCTGCCGTTCGTGTTTGCGTTCCTTCTTCCGTTGAGCCTtttccagagccttgttTTTTGTTCCAGAAGTCTTCCTGCGtccgtccttcttcaccaacTCTTCCTCGAGGTACTCCCCGTCTTCGTCtttgtcgtccttgtcgtccacaATGAAGGATGACTCAGCTAACATCACAGGCTCATTTTCCTCCTCATGCACACCCCTAAGCTCATCCTGAACCTGCGTTTTTATAACCCTCATCATCCTAGACAACGAATCCGCCAATTGCGCGCCTCTGAGTCCCTTTTCCAACCTCAAATAAGTTTTCAGCACCATCTCACGCTTGCTCAAGGTGGCTTCGACCTGTTGTTCGAGCTCCGTCTTTTTATTCTCCAAGGCCAACTTTTCGTTCTCTCGCACTTTGGCCGTGATTTCGTCTACTCTTGCGCGCTCCTTCTGATGCTTAGACACACGGTGATTGCGTTTCTGCGCCTTGAGAGTATCAAGAACTTCATGAGAATAAGTCTTTGACAGTTCTGAAGAGGTTGTTGAAGACGAAAACGGCTTTGTTTGCGACTTGGCGCGTTTTTTCTGGGCGCCGGAAGCAGTTGCTGGCGAGGATTCCGACTTGGGTTGTGGGGAAATGGTCTTCGCAGAACTCTGAGCTCGCTCTTCTTCCGCCTCCTCGGAATCAGAATCAAGTGAAATAATTTCAatctttttcttcttctttggctTAGACTTGGTTttgttggtcttgttggtcGCGACGATCTCCTGAACctcatcgtcatcttcctcaCTATGCAAAAACAGAGAATGATATTTGTCCAGACGTTGAACTGGAGACTGTTGCGGTTGTTCAGCCACctcaggagcaggagaagtcTCGGAATCCTCTGCCTCACTGCAGAGAAACAGAGGTTCTTCGTCGGAGTGAAATTCCTCTTCCATAATGTCGTCGCCATTGTCGCAGTCGTAACTGTTAGATCCTTTGGGATCGACAAAACCGTTGAGGTCGTTGAACCCGTTGAGTTCATCGTCACAGCCATGTCTCAGATCACCACTATGGCTCTCTTTAGTTCGGGTATCACTGTCTTCTACTTGCTGCACCCGCTTGGCATTCCTCTTTCGTTTAAATTCCACTCTCTTCATCCGTTTGCGATCCTCGTCGGTCAAATCGGAGCCGTCCAGCTCGTGATTATGTTCCACCATGTCATCCGAATCATACTCCAGCCACGATAGAGCGCCGTCGACAGCGTTGGAAGCCTCGGAAAACACCGAAAGCCTGTACCTGCACCTTCTGCGACAGCacttcatcaccacacactCCATGTCGTCCTTGCGCCGCGGCTTGGAAGCATCAAACACATAATGGTACGTTTTGGCAAACTGGTTGAGCGCGGCGTGGAGCTTGTGGAACGAGACCCCGGAGGTCACGTGTGCGATTTTGGGCGGATGTGGCGCGCTCGCACGCAGCTCGGCCACGTACGGACTGAAATCCACGCGTCTCATGTCGCCAGCTGACGCTTTCacactgtactgtagtatgctggttggtgatgataaCTGACGGAGGTGTATTTTTTAGGTTTGGGGGGGATGTCGGcaagagaaggaggtcGATGTAGAGCACGTTGTGGTGGTCAAAAAAAGCTGATTTTTGAGCAGAGTATTTATATTTGGGTCTTCTCCCGGACGTTCAATTTTCAGCTATTTCTTACCACTCCAACACCGTCTTATCTGCTATCTCCGCTATATGCACCGCCCCATATTGGGCAAGTGGAGTGAACAACCTACTTGACCGGTCAATTTTTCAGTCTACTGCCATATCGATAATTGGCGGAAACGCAGACTTGCACGACGGGCCTTTGTGTCTGGTATTAGTCAGCAACTGAGTAAATCCCGATTTGTGTTCTCGTCATATGACATCCATTTTGTATCCGTAAGCGAACGAgtcttgtacagtatgttcagtacatacatacatgTAAGCACCCTTCCTCTACTAAAGTTTGTAAAAAACCTCAAGAGTCCAGAAGGCATAAATACGTCTTGTCAATGAGTTTTGAAGCTCCTATTTGGGCAAAATCGGACTCGCAGTCACCCAGGCACCGAATAGATGTGGGGAATCAATGGTTATATTGGTTATGAGGTTCCTTCTTCCCTTCTTCATGTGAAGACTGCTGCGCCTGCACAGAGTTGTACATTGTAGTTGGGTTTCTTTGGGAAGAGGCTGGTCTCTTGGTGAGGTTGAAGCAAGTCACCTGGATAAgtttgttggagatgtactgtacatacttcAATCCTCCATACTCATTTCCAAGCCACCGACGGGAACATTGAAGAACCTGATCTCAACATGGTCTCTGACTTCCAGGACTACAGaccacaactacaaccGTCCACAGTTATAACAGACAACTATATACTTTTCTCCCTTCGTCGTCGTTACTCCTTCGTTACTCCCTTCTTTATTCCCTTCTTTATTCCCTTCTTTATTCCCTTCTTTATCCCCTTTGCTATTCCCCTCGTTATTCCCTCCTTCGTCATCCCTCGTATTTCTCTTCATTATGACATCATCTCGAAATTAGACTCTCGGCTAATTCCTCGGAGCCATCTACACGAAACACCCTCGTACCTCCTTCCAATCAAGAtacacaaacagaaaccGCCAAACCGGTCTTCCTTACCACGATTATCCAATTTTCGCGTTTCTTCCGCCCAAATCGGACCCATTACACTGACATTTCTCTCAACTCATATTCCCAACTAACCTCAACAAAATATACTTATAGCACCACACTAAACCTTACCTTACTCTCTAACCCCGACCACCGAGTCTCCGCCACCCCAGACTCCTTAGTAATCCGAAATAGGCCTCGCCCACAGCCACAGTCTCCCTTCCAGCTCCACCCACTTGTATAAACCACAGGCCAATCTCCCAAATCTCCCTCCCCAACTCCCCCCGAGTGCTGACTAAGATTATTCCCGCCACCAGTCTCATCTCCCAACCTTGATCTAGCTACAACCCACACTGCCATATACAAAGCCATCGACAATGACGTTAGTGACTGTCGACGTGGCCGAAAGACGGGCGCAGGAAGGACccgagtcacgtgataagTCATGTGACAACCCGCGTGACTCGCTCGCCGCGCTCAACACCTGTCTCCAGGACGTTGCTACAGCCACCACCGACAACAGACTCATCCCCCGAACCTACCCCTACACGGCCTCGCTTCCGTACCCTGTCGAGTCGCGCGACGACCAGCTCAACCACctgagtcacgtgatatccAAGCTGTACGCCGCCATTCGGGCCGACGATCTATCTCCTGGCGGGGGTTCTGTCACTGCGGCTTCGATCTGTCATTGGACTCGGGAGCTCAAGTCCTGGGTCCGGCTCAAGTTCGATTTGCCCCTGAGTGCACGATTGGCGCTCATTCGGGTCTATTACGACCTGTCTCTCGCGACTGTGGTTTCTGCAGCTTCCAACACGGTCATTCCTGGTGGGGACGATGTGCCGTTTGACAAGTTTGTGTCCATGTTTTGTCTACTGGCACGTGAGCATGTCTTactgctcaaggagggcCTGAAACTCGACTACAAACCGCTCTACAAGCTGCTGAAGTATGCCTTTTTGCCTGCTCCTCCGTTTGTAGAGCCCAGTCAGCAGGACAAGAGTGCCTTGGTGAGGTTGGTGCAGTCGGCGAGGGTTTTCTTTGAGCCGGGCTGTATTGATGATGTTATGGAGGATTTGTTGCCAAGCGTGAGTACAAAATGTTGCAGCTAACGAAAGCGCACCGACAAAATATCTGCAGTGGACTGCTATGACTTAACTGTTGGCTACGATCTGTGATTGGTTGTGAATTTCTGCTGGCTGTATAATATAGCTGGTTGTGGGTCATCACTGCTTATGGATTGTGACTGGTTGAGAATCAAGCAGTTACGAACGACTTGGATAGATAGTTTTGCATATGCTGCATCCATGGATAGACTATGAAGGAGGTCCTGAGTGGCGAGTTCTGTGATTCCAAGGAAGGGAATGACATCAACTACTATTGATCCATTCACCTCGCAACCAGTGCAACAGGATACACATCCTGACCTTCTCCCACAAACAACAGGGCCCAGACTTGCACTACTGATACAAACAGCTTGGCGCGTTTTTTCCGCCTGCTGCTTTCCACTCACGTTCTCTCAAACTTCATTCCATTGTTCCCCTACTAACACAGTTCTCCCCCCTCTCTTCCCAACAATCGCATCCGGTCGTCTCCCTTCTTATGTACTTTACACCCCCTTCGTGCAACCCCCAGACATATCTCCCCTCTCTCTTCCACCTCTGGAAGACGCTGCGAGTGTCCAAACACTTTGACTTTCAAATGC from Yarrowia lipolytica chromosome 1D, complete sequence encodes:
- a CDS encoding uncharacterized protein (Compare to YALI0D22484g, similar to uniprot|P37292 Saccharomyces cerevisiae YBR263w SHM1 serine hydroxymethyltransferase precursor mitochondrial) — encoded protein: MQRFTRLSRPLNRGLLRAYATKASPDTQMTQQTLYASDPEIADIIKKETDRQIGSITLIPSENFTSQAVMNALGSVMQNKYSEGYPGARYYGGNEFIDQAESLCQKRALEAFNLDPKVWGVNVQPLSGAPANLYAYSAVMEAGDRLMGLDLPHGGHLSHGYQIPSKKISYISKYFNTMPYRLDESTGLIDYDTLAKNILLFRPKVLVAGASAYSRLIDYKRMREIADSVGAILMSDMAHISGMVAAGVIPSPFEYSDIVTTTTHKSLRGPRGAMIFYRKDGDRNLEEKINFSVFPGHQGGPHNHTITALAVALGQAKSPEFKEYQQKVVDNAQAFSKALSDAGFKLVSDGTDTHLILIDLKPFSIDGARTEMVLDGMNIAANKNTVPGDKSALVPGGIRIGTPAMTTRGFDQSEFEQVAKYIVKAVDIAKRLKQKAVSEGVKKISQFRPYVDADAEVKELRNEVESWAKKYPFPIDPAGYK
- a CDS encoding uncharacterized protein (Compare to YALI0D22506g, no similarity), which translates into the protein MRRVDFSPYVAELRASAPHPPKIAHVTSGVSFHKLHAALNQFAKTYHYVFDASKPRRKDDMECVVMKCCRRRCRYRLSVFSEASNAVDGALSWLEYDSDDMVEHNHELDGSDLTDEDRKRMKRVEFKRKRNAKRVQQVEDSDTRTKESHSGDLRHGCDDELNGFNDLNGFVDPKGSNSYDCDNGDDIMEEEFHSDEEPLFLCSEAEDSETSPAPEVAEQPQQSPVQRLDKYHSLFLHSEEDDDEVQEIVATNKTNKTKSKPKKKKKIEIISLDSDSEEAEEERAQSSAKTISPQPKSESSPATASGAQKKRAKSQTKPFSSSTTSSELSKTYSHEVLDTLKAQKRNHRVSKHQKERARVDEITAKVRENEKLALENKKTELEQQVEATLSKREMVLKTYLRLEKGLRGAQLADSLSRMMRVIKTQVQDELRGVHEEENEPVMLAESSFIVDDKDDKDEDGEYLEEELVKKDGRRKTSGTKNKALEKAQRKKERKHERQAALMKLLDRRVMKEWRACPFCKRRFYPREIGKKTNSAEAELMTHIQLVHPDEVVYLDDLEEEEEEGEDAVQSDHGYGDSLNSSSDSEEEIVAVPRSRLRPRPKVVVDEDSGNEEEPAVDPEVEPGTTVESPDGPELAEEDAEEEAEEEVEEEAEEEAEEEAEEEAEEEAEEKAGEVDGPEVGELEPVDDVEVEVEAESVAGDEITSESPQPVARSPKGKSPEPASPVGEPIEEPTIKTTPAAESVDIVRTLAATEKAAPVTAASPVNTGSPVTAASPAKATAHTATPQVKTSQTEPTATPAATVVPAVTSPVEASSLATQLAASADSAPTQPPSSANPFSTPTKSPAKAMVVINLDDGDNEDDVVVVASTRSASSAIAAPGPSHSNTAPDGSDLAAQQTAKRRHSSSLLPNVPFRYSRDPDPPYKRQKQVAELPTGGLTIQAPAYAHRDVTANSTRPTTFSSDVTPFASSADPNSTGQGSVNPPHLPSLGTSPAGHGPTGQNFTMASSESVISTSAAAPNTQGTHRNEPAVSSSFAFGVSALPVSGHTSAPDQPKGIYQAGASDSLFKSLLEHEDTSIESESSVSEGPAPAPGPAPEPAYCSNALTLSLAGYFRNNRQWYSSIFTEQNSQHKLRASLICYAHVIGVKLAKLYPEVLMVDMQKSMVEIGGVDATGQHFPIAFGHILGHTKGVHYTIRWLKEVVYSANGIIDPGVIVSTCELPQEAYDVFPKVKVMRNRCQLDSLVLTRTQRQDSRLSDMWMYIMGLRSKSLVKNVNGLLSRVDLVPFTDFDRWFAKNKKTLCPAFFDRYPHFSEVKVIPGALQGTATRADDPVFTFEALSRNIIPRYKFIVDNQNWERKVFASERPEDALLNGRISHKAMDLINFQRTAAVEKCGGQDTIHRWDRCVSRVLGIPCRHSLDYVNRRAMGLTVTEIHPHWHLMNPELLYREDFAPTLNTIVYPETAVQSNQVSEEAIRSMFGQSGFGPGRFGGV